A stretch of the Panicum virgatum strain AP13 chromosome 9N, P.virgatum_v5, whole genome shotgun sequence genome encodes the following:
- the LOC120691245 gene encoding MOB kinase activator-like 1A — translation MSLFGLGSKNQKTFRPKKNAPSGNKGVQLKKHIDATLGSGNLRDAVRLPPGEDLNEWLAVNTVDFFNQVNILYGTLMEFCTPATCPTMSAGPKFEYRWADGVQIKKPIEVSAPKYVEYLMDWIEAQLDDESIFPQKLGTPFPQNFKEVVKTIFKRLFRVYAHIYHTHFQKIMSLKEEAHLNTCFKHFTLFTWEFKLIDKAELAPLIDLIESIVSVC, via the exons GAATCAGAAGACATTCAGGCCTAAGAAGAATGCTCCATCGGGAAATAAG GGTGTGCAGCTGAAAAAACATATCGATGCAACCTTAGGAAGCGGGAATCTGAGGGATGCGGTTCGGTTGCCGCCGGGGGAGGATCTCAATGAATGGCTAGCTGTTAACA CTGTTGATTTCTTCAACCAGGTGAACATCTTGTACGGTACCCTGATGGAATTCTGCACACCAGCTACATGCCCCACAATGTCAGCAGGACCCAA GTTTGAGTACAGATGGGCTGATGGGGTGCAGATCAAGAAACCAATCGAGGTTTCAGCGCCGAAATATGTAGAGTACTTGATGGACTGGATCGAGGCCCAGCTTGATGACGAATCCATCTTCCCTCAGAAACTTG GAACCCCTTTCCCACAAAATTTCAAGGAAGTTGTGAAGACAATATTCAAGCGCCTTTTCCGTGTTTATGCCCATATTTACCACACACATTTTCAGAAGATTATGAGCCTTAAGGAAGAGGCACACCTTAACACCTGCTTCAAGCATTTTACATTGTTCACCTGG GAATTCAAGTTGATTGACAAGGCTGAGCTTGCGCCCCTTATTGATCTAATTGAATCCATTGTTTCAGTGTGCTGA